A genomic segment from Aegilops tauschii subsp. strangulata cultivar AL8/78 chromosome 1, Aet v6.0, whole genome shotgun sequence encodes:
- the LOC141027677 gene encoding uncharacterized protein produces the protein MEKLKWRLQMKCFAGVSSDGLSGGLALYWDEKLHVTVLDSCARYIDVRIVDVASDKNWRTTFVYGEPRVENRHHMWSSLSQLRAFSSEPWLVCGDFNKAMWQHEHMSITQRSENQMVMFRDCSLACELWDLGFSGYPFTYDNGQLGERNVRVRLDRACADENWRELFHFAQVLHLASSCSDHSPILVQLTLVDPKRNRASPRYAIMWECHPGLSDVVASRWKKSKPTGNLAAVRDTLHEMMNGLRAWSKENFGHVATELEKLRAELADLQLRDADRAMIRQKMSQLDELLYREEMMWLQRSRITWLKEGEQNTTYLHRRALWRARRNYIQILWCNDGSWCSSPSDMEHMDTSYFKEVYTKDPTLTPDVVLDGIEPKVTEKMNAMLSAPFSEEEVSNALFQIGPLKAPARMVSRHIINGTGQL, from the coding sequence ATGGAGAAACTAAAGTGGAGGTTACAGATGAAGTGTTTTGCGGGTGTGTCGAGTGATGGGCTCAGTGGTGGACTTGCGCTCTATTGGGATGAGAAGTTGCATGTGACAGTGTTGGATTCCTGTGCACGGTACATTGATGTGCGGATTGTAGATGTGGCAAGTGACAAGAACTGGAGAACGACGTTTGTTTATGGTGAACCTCGGGTGGAAAACCGTCATCACATGTGGAGTTCACTCTCCCAGCTTCGCGCGTTCTCTTCAGAGCCGTGGTTAGTGTGTGGCGACTTCAACAAGGCGATGTGGCAGCATGAGCATATGTCCATAACCCAGCGTTCTGAAAATCAGATGGTGATGTTCCGTGACTGTTCGTTGGCATGCGAGTTATGGGACCTCGGTTTTTCAGGGTATCCTTTCACATATGATAATGGGCAACTTGGTGAGAGGAACGTGCGAGTTCGCCTTGACCGAGCATGTGCGGATGAAAACTGGAGGGAGCTCTTCCATTTCGCACAAGTTCTTCATCTTGCATCATCGTGTTCGGACCATAGCCCGATCTTGGTTCAGCTTACTCTCGTGGATCCGAAGAGGAATAGGGCCTCACCAAGATATGCGATTATGTGGGAATGCCACCCGGGGCTGTCAGATGTGGTGGCGAGTAGATGGAAGAAGAGTAAACCCACCGGCAACCTTGCGGCTGTGCGGGACACCCTGCATGAAATGATGAATGGCCTTCGGGCTTGGAGTAAAGAGAACTTCGGCCATGTTGCTACAGAACTTGAGAAGCTGAGGGCTGAGCTGGCTGATTTACAGCTAAGAGATGCTGACAGAGCGATGATCCGTCAGAAGATGTCTCAGCTTGATGAACTACTATATAGGGAAGAGATGATGTGGCTTCAGAGATCGCGCATTACATGGCTGAAAGAAGGTGAACAGAACACGACATATTTGCATAGGCGAGCATTGTGGCGTGCGCGAAGGAATTACATTCAGATATTATGGTGCAATGATGGCTCGTGGTGTTCTTCTCCGTCGGACATGGAACACATGGACACTTCCTACTTCAAGGAAGTATACACCAAAGATCCGACTCTAACACCCGATGTCGTGCTTGATGGTATCGAGCCGAAGGTAACTGAAAAAATGAACGCCATGTTGAGCGCGCCGTTTTCTGAGGAGGAAGTGTCCAACGCCCTGTTTCAAATCGGCCCGCTGAAAGCTCCTGCACGGATGGTTTCACGGCATATCATCAACGGAACTGGTCAGCTCTAA